In the Engraulis encrasicolus isolate BLACKSEA-1 chromosome 9, IST_EnEncr_1.0, whole genome shotgun sequence genome, one interval contains:
- the LOC134454995 gene encoding delta-type opioid receptor-like, translating to MEKSLVEIFKEDKCLSPPVEECLSNSSLPDARNLTHNHNNSSTLAHEPMSPIIPVITAVYSVVFVVGLVGNCLVMYVIIRYTKMKTATNIYIFNLALADALVTTTMPFQNADYLLNSWPFGEVVCKVFISIDYYNMFTSILTLTMMSVDRYVAVCHPVKALDFRTPLKAKGINVGIWVISSAAGIPAMVLGGTQTNNGTTECALQFPDPYDYWDTVMKLCVFVLAFVIPVLIITVCYSLMILRLRGVRMLSGSREKDRNLRRITRLVLVVVLVFVVCWTPIHIFVLVKALVGVPETTSVMAAYFFCVALGYTNSSLNPVLYAFLDENFKRCFKDFCFPMHHGAGRGRSGRQARGGSGGRSSGRGGQGEPGMRQLTPRPEESPPRSAKPA from the exons ATGGAGAAGAGTTTAGTAGAAATCTTCAAAGAGGACAAGTGCCTGTCGCCTCCAGTGGAAGAGTGTTTATCAAACTCTTCCCTGCCGGACGCGCGCAACTTGACGCATaaccacaacaacagcagcacctTGGCGCACGAGCCCATGTCCCCAATTATACCGGTAATCACTGCAGTCTATTCCGTGGTTTTTGTGGTAGGGCTGGTGGGAAATTGCCTCGTCATGTACGTCATAATCAG GTACACCAAGATGAAGACGGCCACTAACATCTACATCTTCAACCTGGCCCTGGCCGACGCACTGGTGACCACCACCATGCCTTTCCAGAATGCCGACTACCTGCTGAACTCCTGGCCGTTCGGCGAGGTGGTGTGCAAGGTCTTCATCTCCATCGACTACTACAACATGTTCACCAGCATCCTCACCCTAACCATGATGAGCGTGGACCGCTACGTGGCCGTGTGCCACCCGGTGAAGGCGCTGGACTTCCGCACGCCGCTCAAGGCCAAGGGCATCAACGTGGGCATCTGGGTGATCTCCTCGGCCGCCGGCATCCCTGCCATGGTCTTGGGAGGCACCCAGACCAACAATG gcaccaCAGAATGTGCCCTGCAGTTCCCCGACCCGTATGACTACTGGGACACGGTGATGAAGCTGTGCGTCTTCGTGCTGGCCTTCGTCATCCCCGTCCTCATCATCACCGTCTGCTACTCGCTGATGATCCTGCGCCTGCGCGGCGTGCGCATGCTGTCTGGCTCACGGGAGAAGGACCGCAACCTGCGGCGCATCACgcggctggtgctggtggtggtgctggtgttcgTGGTGTGCTGGACGCCCATCCACATCTTCGTTCTGGTCAAGGCGCTGGTGGGCGTGCCCGAGACCACATCCGTCATGGCCGCCTACTTCTTCTGCGTGGCGCTGGGCTACACCAACAGTAGCCTCAACCCGGTGCTCTACGCCTTCCTGGACGAGAACTTCAAGAGGTGCTTCAAGGACTTCTGCTTCCCCATGCATCACGGCGCGGGACGGGGGAGGAGCGGGCGGCAGGCCAGGGGGGGCAGCGGCGGCCGCAGCAGTGGACGAGGAGGTCAGGGGGAGCCAGGGATGCGTCAGCTGACCCCTCGCCCTGAGGAGAGCCCGCCGCGGAGCGCCAAGCCGGCCTGA